GTTTGTCCCGCTATCTGGTACGTGAGTTCcatcaagaatcttttcttttctcagcggttcacattctcctctccatcactGCATTTCTTGGGAATACTCTTATCCTTGTTGTCCTTCATAAGGAAActtcccttcatccgccgtccaaactcttgtatcgttgtctggcaacaactgatctgttggttggtcttgttaacCAGCCTCTCTATGCTACCTTTTTGATCTCCTGCACTCTTCGGAACTGGAGTGTTTTCCGATTCACATATGATGGGGTATACATAACAAGCCATGTATTATGCGGagtatctttattttctttgacggccataagcgtggacagacttcttgccctgttgttggggctgagatacaaacgaattgtaactttgaagcgcatATATTCTATTTTAGCTCTGTTTTGGGTTGCATCCCTTGTCAGCGctccattttacattttaaatcaCCGTATAAGTACGTGGTATAGCTCTATAGCTGTATCATCTTGCCTAGTTATCTCAATCGCCTCGTACAAAAAGATTTTCTGTGCTCTCCGCCATCATCAGGCTcaagtacaagatcatgttcaacaacagccggGCCAACcgaatgcactgaacatggcgcgatacagaaaggcagtgcacagtgcactgtgggtgcagttagcattagttttctgttattttccaTATTTTATAGTGGCAATTGTAATTAGCGAGAGTAGTCCATATCCACCTTACTTATTGGAGGTCATCAGGGAAATAGCAGTTGTCCTAGTTTACTTTAACTCGACgttaaacccgtttctttattgctggaagattagtgaagtgagacaagcagtgaagcGGACAATCAGACAAGAACTTTGCTGTCCATGGACTTAGTTCTCTCTAGATTTACAATCTGTTGTTGAtattctttatttcctcatcCCAAAAGGCAGCGAACCGAAACACCATAACTacatctttaaaatatttttcaagagAAGGCACTCAACGTAAATACAACAATACATAAACGAAACGAAGAGTATGCATTCATCCATGATAGAGGAAAACTAAAGATACGTTACTTTAATTCTGCTGTCTTGTCTAACTTTCATCTTAAAGTTAATAAAGTCTGATCTAATCGTTCCAGTGAAGGAGAACTGATGGATGAATTTGCTTGTTGACGATAAAATAATTtggattcctttttctttctaaaataaAGCGCTTGACGTTAACATTATATTGCGATACGAGTCGGTCACAAGTCAGCAATAAACCTgaatttgttttattgtaaaagaATCCAAAATGCATATGATTTTAGAAATGTTCATATTACCAGTGAAAAATGCGTGTGTGTTTCGAATAAAGTTGAACATCCCCAACTCCTACAGAGTTCATTACAAAATATCTCGATTTCCGAAATTGAATGTAGCACTTCAACCTCTTCGCTTGGCGAGAAATGAATTTACAACTGAAAAAGTTTGATCTTACGTTGTGAAATAATGATAGAATCACAGGTGTCTGTGCGTTTGACTCTTGATGCTAATTTGTTcctaaattaagttttattgCCGGATGAAACAAACACGTAGTTGTGGCGCACAATAGACTTCCGGCTTTATTTTGAGGCCTTAAAAGAATGAagctgaataaaattttacaaaagtGCTTTTTGCTTACAAATTGTCGCCTTTTGTTTGATAATGTGAATATAAGGCACAAACGTGatcgttaaaaaaaactgtcataCTTGTCATTCAAAAGGGATTTCATGGCTACATTTTTAAGGAGCAAACGCTAGTGACAATGATGATTGAATTTACAAAAGCAGGGCAACGTCATATACATCTCAGAATAAAAATAGATATGTCTTGTGACAGATTAGGCAGTTCGTAAGAGCATTATAAAATAAGAGAATGCTTCTGAGGAAGATGTTTAATTAGATGTTGCTAAGAAGGTGAATTATTCACGGCCGGGCGGATGTTGTGGAAAGAGCAAAAAATCTCTCGTAACATAAAGTCAAATTAGCCCACAGGAAACGACCCTTTTTTATAGAACTACCTAATAATGTAGAATATTTTGTAGCGTTAATAGTGTCTCTCGTCAAAAAGAAATTCGATTTTCTTCTCTAAAATTTAATACATAATAACCTTTTCAGAAAATGGTAAGtatcaatataaaaaaaagcctcccgttttttctgtgtgaaagGAGATGATTTGTTGATGCGCTACTAAGGACGTCGTCTGCAGCCTTTGTCGATAAACGCAGCGGACGCAACCTACATAGCGAGCTATGCATTATGTGGAGGGTCTTTGATGACGATGGCCAtcagcgtggacagacttctcgccctgttaTTGGGGCTGAGATATAAACAAACTGTAACTTTGAAGTTCACATATATCATTGCAGCTACCATTTGGGTTTTATTCAGTGCCGCTGCTTTATGTTATTCCATACACACATAAATACATACATAGTTTATTGTTCGTCCCTACGGAGCTTTTCAGAGTCAATGTTACATTAcaaaatttcaggaaaaagtAATACCTGATGATCTCACAAgttcaaaggaagaaaaaaacatttacttttctttgacaTAAAAGGACATATCCTGATGGAATGTAAATAAGAAAGGCTGGTAGataagttttatttgaaaattatcaaagaagTCATTAAGGTCTCAGTGATCGTCACTCGGCGAATGTTGTTcagacaaaatatttcttgcCGCAATCAAAGATAAactgtaagaagaaagaaacgagTGACATAATAATgttgatatcaaatttcacaaGAAGTGGAACACAgatgaaaacatttgaagaactCCTATGTTCTTCCTCTTTAATGGGTGGGCTTCAAAAAGCATCACTTTCTTTCGCAGCGGTCAACATTTTCTTCTCCATTACAGCATTTGTTGGGAATTCTTTCATCCTtattgcccttcacaaggaatcttcccttcatccgccgtccaaactcttgtatcgttgtctggcaacaacagATCTCTTGGTTGGTCTCGTTAGCCAGCCTCTCGCTGCTTCTAGCTGGATGCTTATTACTCACGAACACTGGATTCCTTGTCGATACGCAATTACCGCCGCCGTTATCATAAGCCACGTATTATGTGGAGTGTCTTTGTTGAcaatgacggccataagcgtggacagacttctcgccttgtcattggggctgagatacagacatATTGTTACTTTGAAGCGCACATATACCGTCGTCGTTACCTTTTGGGTTCTATCCAGTGTCGCTGCTTTATGTTACATTTTAGATTACCGTATAACCCCTTGGTATTTTATTATAGTTATACCATTATGTTACGTTATCTCAATTGTGTCGTACACAAAAATTTTTTGCGCTCTAGGTCATCATCATACAcaaatacaagatcatgttcaacaacagccgagccaaccaaatgcagTGAATACCGCGCAATACAAAAAGGCGGTGTACAATGCACTTTGGGTTCAGTTGGCATTAATCGTTTGCTATTTCCCGTATCATTATGGTTTAGTGGAAATTGCGATTAGACAAAGCAAAACTTATTCATCGCACCAAGTCATCATAGGAGGTGTAGCATCTACAGTAATTTACTTTAACTCAACGTTAAATCCGTTTCTGTACTGCTGGAAAATaagtgaagtgagacaagcagtaaagcaaacGATCAGACAAGCATTTAGCTGTCCATAAAGTAAGATCTACCCCGAATTATGCTCGTATTAATACATTCTAAGAATAGTTATTCAGTCACGATCATTACTTTAGAACTCTATTCAGATACGTGAATGGATAGGATAAAAATaagcagaaaaataaagttgttgccCAAGGTTTGTACGAAGTCTGCTTTTTCGCACGTAGAAAACTGAaggaaaggaaatggaaaaccaACTTTATTACACTCTATCATGAATACAACAAGTCTTAATCGAAGGAAAGATATGCATGCACCGCAGGGTTGAACTTTAAATTTTGAGTTTGTCGAGGCAAATGTACAGAGTTGATAGTAACACTAAATCATTACCTTATTAGCGAAAGTTTTCTGAGTTAAGATAGATCGTTTTAAGCTGATAGCAAAGATTCACTTGTCCTCGCCTCTTATAGCTAATTACTACCAACGAAGAAATTGTGAGTTGTGAGATTTTATAAAGGACACGTTGGTTAaagcgtgtttttttttttccggttcGATGGAAAtcatggagaaaaaaaatgcaaggaaGATCCTAGAATAGGAATGAAAAAAGAGCATTGAATTGACAAACTCATTTTGCctatttttaaaattcgatAACGGTAATTACgggttttgaattttttctaacaatttaaCCCGAGTGAGGTTTTTGCTTTGTCttattgcaaaacaaaaatgttgcaGATGTCTTTCTACGTTTTCCTCAAAATGCAAATGTAAACCtaaatttaaacttttattttgatttttttattttgtattgtatatttctatttatttaccTATTTTTCTTATGTATCTGTAGATTGCCACTATTTCAACTTTCTCCTCAAACGATTTACGTCTTGGCTtgatcttttgtatttttagtttTCCAGGGTGGAAATGCCTCAAGACCTGTAAAGATCTCACCAACAAAATAATAGTTTTATTGCATGATAGAGAGGAAAGGGTTTTTATCAGCGCTATAAAATAGACATTTTACAGATGTCTCTTTGCTTGCCACTTAGAGGAATATCATACCTAAGGCAAATAATGTCGGAAAATTTAAAAGgcaattcttttttgtttgttccgaACTTACGCGACATACATAGTTTGCCCACGCATTGTAAACAATAAAAGCCGCTGAGGAAGTCTTTTTAAGATAACGATAGGAAAGAAGGGTTTAAGTGACAGTGAAAAGGAACAGTCATTTAAAATGTGTTCCGGCTAAATTCAATGTTAAGTGCTTTTCGAGTTCACTGAAAAAGGCCTAAAGAAATACTAGACTTCTAGGGGTCTTCGTGttcagttatttatttcttcttgtgTATTGTTAGCAGAAAGGGAAGAATTGCAAACAATTGccagtttttaaaacaatcgtTTCCCCTCTTTGTTCATCTGATTGAGAAACGATACACCAGCTAAATCCACTGAGAACATTTTTTGACACTTCCACGACACGATTAACAGCTGTACAAATATTTTTGGAAGAGTAAATGCTGCTGAGAGTTCGGTAAGTCAATCTTTTTAAAAGGGTAAAGCTTAGTAGGTGCCAATAGGACAAACATTTCTTACTGCAATTTGCCGGGAAAGCCGACCACTGTTCATTGGACTGCGCTGCAAAAAAGACGACAACAAATATATCACCAAATGGAATGCAGCAAACATTGTAGAACTGGTCTGTTCCCCATATTCGCTCCGTGGATTACAACAACAATCAATATATTTGTCAGCAgtcaacattttcctctccatcagAGCATTTCTTGAGAATTCTCCTACTCTTGTTGCCCTTGATAAGGAATCCTCCCTccatccgccgtccaaactcATGTTAAGTTGTCTGgaaacaactgatctgttggttggtcttgttagtGCCGTAAATGGTGTTTTGGAGAAATTAATTTCAGTGTCATTCAAGGACATTTTGGAATACAAAGGtagaataatttcaaattagtAATAATTTTAAGTGATTCTCTATCCGTGTTAAAGAATCATCTGTTACTACGAACTGAAATTGATAGTGATGATTTAAGCCTCTTATCCTCTGGAGCTCCCTGTGGTAAAATTGCTATATCTTTTGACTGAATAGGtagtttgcatttgcattttcaatagaTAAACCCTACTGCGAAATCAGCGAAATTTTCTGTGCAAATGTTATCACAGACAGTGAGCCAGTTAAAGTCATCGTGGCTAGGTTGGTGATGTCATGAAAAATATATCTCTCATTACTTACAGTTACAAATACCGTGCATAAAAACGAAATTCATCTGAAAAGGGCAAAATACATTCTGATAAACTTCCTGTTTTTATCTGTGTAACAGGCAATTAATTTGCCGAgagaaatattgattttttgGCCTTTAGGGTGATTCTACCCttttcaaaaacagaaaaggaCATTTCAGACGGCCAACGGTCTTTAATTTGAAATCACTAATTATTttataagaataaaataaagacCAACAGGTTAGAAAAATCAAGGGAACTTAGCTAAGTATAGCCAGAACAAAAGGCTACAGAATTGCTTATCACTGAGAAATTGGGTCCTTTCATGGCTAATGATAATTGCAAGGAACAGCTGCTACAAAATTCGAGATGagatgatgttttttttccgcAAAATATAGAGTTTGAGCTCgattttcaaaacagaaaactttaTTAAGCATGTCAGGTCGTGTGAATCCTCTTACAAAATTAAGGTTTAAGTGATAACCACCGGGCGGGAGCTTTCTAAACGAAAGATCTCTCGTTGCAGTTATAGATAAATTGCAGGGAAAAGGAAGCAACCGTTTACCAAACTGCAGAAAGGTGACGACATAAACTGATCTAACAGGCGGTGGAATAGAGACGGTCTGAGGTTGGATTCCTCtcggggactcagaatttttttctatgtccCACGCtcttgacaagacgaaaaacatcgctctctatttctttaccgagctcaaaatctaccatctctcttattctgtttacaaaTTACAGGTAAcctataagaaaaaaattgcaacttttGCAGACTGATGGCGGCGACAAAGTCCACGGGGGATGGAACGCAGATGACAACATTAGAAGATCTTGTATGCTCCTCTTCTTTGGCGGGCGAATTGCAACAATACTCTTTACTTCTGTCAGCagtcaacattttcttttccctgacagcatttcttgggaattcaCTGGTCTTCGTTGCACTTCATAAGATATCTTCCATtcatccgccatccaaactcttgtatcgttgtctggtaacaactgatctgttggttggtctggTAGGCCAGCCTCTCGTTGCCACTTTTTGGATGTCGGTTGTTCGTGAACAGTGGAGACTTTGTCGATTCGCATGGGAAGCAGCCTTCGTTTCAGGGTATGGATTATCTTTAATGTCTTTGTTGACAATGGCAGCCAtgagcgtggacagacttctcgccctgttgttggggctgagatacaaacaaactgtaactttaaagcgcacataTGTCATTGTCGTTACTCTTTGGATCATAACCGGTGTCGCTACTCTATGCCGCATGTTAGTGTTTCATATAGCGCAGTGGTTTGGTCGCATTATCATCTCATCATGCCTATTAATCTCGATTGCTTCCTATGCTATGATTTTCCTCGCTCTTCGCCGTCATCAggctcaaatacaagatcatgttcaacaacagccgggccaaccaaatgcactgaacatggcgcaatacagaaaggcagtgtacagtgcactgttGGTGCAGTTAGTATTACTTGCTTGTTATGTACCAGTTAGTGTAGTAGGAATTGTGATGGGTCCTAGAGAAGCAAATTTATCACATTTAGTCTTCGCCCTGGGAATATCAAGCACCTTAGTTAACTTTAACTCGACGTTAAACCCGTTcctatactgctggaagattagtgaagtgagacaaGTAGTGAGGCAGACAATAAGACAAGCAGTTTGCTGTCAATGGACTTAGATCCCTCATGAGTGGCAATCGTGGTATAACTTGCAAAACTGATTTACAAAGTCACGGTTATTGTTAGAGAATCAATTAAATCATTGCTGAAGCTGTTGTTGATATTCTTTACTCCCATATCATGAAAGAAAGTAAATCGAAACTCTGTAACCACACTCTCTAGCGGCACTTATCCTTACACTTTAACGACAACTTTTAGATTTTATTTCGTCGTCTTTTCTTAGTAATATTTCTTAGTAATATATCTTAGTAATATTTCTTAGTAATATTTCGTAGTAATATTTCTTAGTAATATTTCTCAGTAATATTTCATATGTTAGTATGAGGTAAAATTTTAAGGAGTAATTACAGAGAGCTGTTGGGTGTATTCCTCTTAACGGTAGAAcaatatcaattttttgtttttttctgaataaATGCGCATGTCATTGACACCctgtaaataaatattgtatgTTTAACGCCACAACATGAATACACATTTAATCTATTTCCCAGATATACGAATATTTAGATGTAAAAAGTGAAGATGTgattcaactgaaaataaatcataGATACAAATATCTAAGTacaaatataacaacaacaacaataacgacAAGGAAcatgaaatagaaacaaaattacaatttgtGGCGTAACCAGGTCCGGTAGTAAAACTCTGGAACAAAAGCAACACGGCGCTAGTAAAAACTAACGAACGACTGACTTTGTTGAAATCAACTGGCAATAAGAATTATCTAACGAAAACAACGCTTATGCTGGCGAGAAATAAATCGCTATCGGCGTTACGTAATTCATACACAACCTCACTAAAATAGAAACAGAACATCACAATAGTGGTTCAAGTGAAAGaacaacaatttaaaataatttcgcAGTAACTTGACAGCAAATGCAAATTCTATAGTTGCCACACGCCCTCTTGCCGCGCGGGTCGGTTACAAGGCCTTTTATGAAAtcgaatttgtttttttattagaaAATGTCCATAAAGCTTGTAAATTTGAGATGTTAATAATTTACTTGTGAACCATTCGAAAGTGTGTTTGAAGAAGAACATTGACGATAGAGATCTATCAGAAGCTCTCGTTTTTCCAAAATTGAACGTAACACTCCATCCTCTTCGCGTAGCTgtaaatgaatttttacttgACAAGACAAAGTTTCAAAAAGTCTTTCAAATATGTTATGAAATGATAATACTACCATAGGTGTCTATACTTTTGAATCTTGATGCTAATCTGTATAAGTTATCACATGATTtctagtgcaatttggaataaataggcacgagtaaatttttttaaagactaacaaagcaatttgtggtctttggaaaaaattaataagtgcttgtttattccaaattgcacgagaaaaattatgtgattacgtgttaataatatacatggaaaataCGAGATGACATACGACaggtgcaaaaataatttattcaaatcgtgcgttcggtcaaaacaaccgtgcacaatcaaaacaataatatggaATGATATCTTCActctttaaggcgcaaaaaagttcaaggaattgttcagtctgtgtccgaatcactttcaatacaatggaatcgtcgtttctgAGGTTTaatcatgtttatttttaatttcggtGTTGGATCGCttgagcaaagtgttaagctgggtcggttCGTAATTTTTGATTTCCTTGgaaattcccttctctaaacaccactttttcc
This is a stretch of genomic DNA from Pocillopora verrucosa isolate sample1 chromosome 12, ASM3666991v2, whole genome shotgun sequence. It encodes these proteins:
- the LOC131772418 gene encoding melanocyte-stimulating hormone receptor-like; translated protein: MLISNFTRSGTQMKTFEELLCSSSLMGGLQKASLSFAAVNIFFSITAFVGNSFILIALHKESSLHPPSKLLYRCLATTDLLVGLVSQPLAASSWMLITHEHWIPCRYAITAAVIISHVLCGVSLLTMTAISVDRLLALSLGLRYRHIVTLKRTYTVVVTFWVLSSVAALCYILDYRITPWYFIIVIPLCYVISIVSYTKIFCALGHHHTQIQDHVQQQPSQPNAVNTAQYKKAVYNALWVQLALIVCYFPYHYGLVEIAIRQSKTYSSHQVIIGGVASTVIYFNSTLNPFLYCWKISEVRQAVKQTIRQAFSCP
- the LOC131772415 gene encoding melanocyte-stimulating hormone receptor-like encodes the protein MATGNLTEAVHILLSITAFLGNTLILVVLHKETSLHPPSKLLYRCLATTDLLVGLVNQPLYATFLISCTLRNWSVFRFTYDGVYITSHVLCGVSLFSLTAISVDRLLALLLGLRYKRIVTLKRIYSILALFWVASLVSAPFYILNHRISTWYSSIAVSSCLVISIASYKKIFCALRHHQAQVQDHVQQQPGQPNALNMARYRKAVHSALWVQLALVFCYFPYFIVAIVISESSPYPPYLLEVIREIAVVLVYFNSTLNPFLYCWKISEVRQAVKRTIRQELCCPWT